In Curtobacterium sp. L6-1, a genomic segment contains:
- a CDS encoding aminoglycoside phosphotransferase family protein: protein MWPNHERVIPEAFAGSGTTVVAARAHSVEPSGNGYLYGYEVDTVDRAGQRATVLTYVDTGGAHDQNSAIVTDPATGEPVSVWAYPNDPGLPVLPQVTYRDAVAELLTTLGMPVTDPTLTVAAYRPGKRAVVRVDAPERTLFIKIVRPHRVAPIVRTHEQFAAAGLPVPRVLSSRGDGLLVLELVRGVPAGSRITEIADDPRFVASLAALSGRVATVPMTQQARADAMDHADWHRRTLVTALPGDAEEIDRLYDAIGRRSIGWAAGQKQVVHGDLHLEQVFVDEDEPWRISGLLDIDTAGWGHPVRDVGAVVAHLVVTGLWHRSRGDVERGAAAERLADAVARDWVARNPQEADRIGPAIGAQLLAHAGGQATTGSANGIATAEQLLAATRAALAEPAPSLPSGTGRPRSAPRV, encoded by the coding sequence GTGTGGCCCAACCATGAGCGCGTCATCCCCGAGGCCTTCGCCGGGTCCGGGACGACCGTCGTGGCCGCCCGGGCGCACTCCGTCGAGCCGTCGGGCAACGGGTACCTCTACGGGTACGAGGTCGACACCGTCGACCGCGCCGGCCAGCGCGCGACGGTCCTGACGTACGTCGACACCGGCGGCGCCCACGACCAGAACAGCGCGATCGTCACCGACCCGGCGACGGGGGAGCCGGTCTCGGTGTGGGCCTACCCGAACGACCCGGGCCTCCCGGTCCTGCCACAGGTGACGTACCGCGACGCCGTCGCGGAGCTGCTCACCACCCTCGGGATGCCCGTCACCGACCCGACGTTGACCGTCGCCGCCTACCGACCGGGCAAGCGTGCCGTGGTCCGCGTGGACGCACCGGAGCGGACCCTGTTCATCAAGATCGTCCGGCCGCACCGGGTCGCGCCGATCGTCCGCACGCACGAGCAGTTCGCCGCCGCCGGTCTGCCGGTGCCGCGGGTGCTCTCCAGTCGCGGCGACGGGCTGCTCGTCCTGGAGCTCGTGCGCGGCGTGCCCGCGGGGAGCCGGATCACCGAGATCGCCGACGACCCCCGGTTCGTGGCGTCCCTCGCGGCCCTGAGCGGTCGGGTCGCGACCGTGCCGATGACGCAGCAGGCCCGCGCGGACGCGATGGACCACGCCGACTGGCACCGTCGCACCCTCGTCACGGCGCTGCCCGGGGACGCCGAGGAGATCGACCGGCTGTACGACGCGATCGGTCGCCGGTCGATCGGCTGGGCCGCCGGCCAGAAGCAGGTGGTGCACGGTGACCTGCACCTCGAGCAGGTGTTCGTCGACGAGGACGAGCCCTGGCGCATCTCCGGCCTGCTCGACATCGACACCGCGGGCTGGGGGCACCCGGTGCGCGACGTCGGCGCGGTCGTGGCACACCTCGTCGTGACGGGGCTGTGGCACCGGTCGCGCGGGGACGTCGAGCGCGGTGCCGCGGCCGAGCGCCTCGCCGACGCCGTCGCCCGGGACTGGGTCGCCCGCAACCCGCAGGAGGCCGACCGGATCGGCCCGGCGATCGGCGCGCAGCTCCTCGCCCACGCCGGCGGTCAGGCGACGACCGGATCGGCGAACGGGATCGCGACCGCGGAACAGCTGCTCGCGGCGACGCGAGCGGCCCTGGCGGAACCGGCCCCGAGCCTCCCGTCCGGCACCGGCCGCCCGCGGTCCGCGCCGCGCGTCTGA